From Ostrinia nubilalis chromosome 9, ilOstNubi1.1, whole genome shotgun sequence, one genomic window encodes:
- the LOC135075012 gene encoding putative nuclease HARBI1, which yields MNAINAIVHLANNADPARRRKLYRQRSNPFDLRDLNFKIKYRFNKDTVRTIIDLVEDDLVQSARGGGTCPELQVLVAIRCWGRREVQDDAGDLHGLSQPTVSRICARVAHAIANKANSFIKMPITIGEQERISAKFRAIKNFPGVIGAIDCTHIKIKKTGGDMAQYYINRKGYYSLNVQVVCDADLKIMDIVARWRGSTHDSRIFMESNIKQRFEDRQFRGRLIGDSGYPLLPYLFTPILRPSRPEEEAYNNAHISTRNTVERCFGVWKQRFQCLLHGLPVSLQNGKAVIIALAVLHNIAIDMNDTLLEQHMEQVPVTPQLSTENSVHDNRPSLLRRRSQLILQNFINQHF from the exons atgaatgctataaatgcaattgtgcatttagccaataatgccgacccagcgcgacgtagaaagctctaccgccaacgaagcaacccattcgatttgcgggacctaaattttaaaataaaatataggttcaataaggacacagtgcgcaccatcatagatttggtggaagatgatctggttcagagcgctagaggtggtggcacgtgtcctgaactgcaagttttagtggccataagatgttggggacgtcgtgag gtacaagatgatgctggtgacctccatggcctaagtcagccgacagtgagccggatatgcgccagagtcgcgcatgcaatcgcgaataaggcaaattccttcatcaaaatgcctatcactataggagagcaggaaagaattagtgccaaatttagagcaattaaaaattttcctggggtgataggagccatagattgcacccacattaaaattaaaaaaaccggaggtgacatggcccagtactatattaatagaaaaggctattattccctgaatgttcag gttgtctgtgatgctgacctcaaaataatggatatagtggctagatggcgaggcagtacacatgacagtcgaatttttatggagagcaatataaaacaacgatttgaggataggcagtttagaggacgccttattggcgattcgggctaccctcttctgccatatctatttacacctattttaaggcctagtcgtccagaagaagaagcatacaataatgctcacatctcaactaggaacactgttgaaaggtgttttggggtgtggaagcagcggttccaatgcctactccatggcttaccagtaagcctccaaaatggaaaagctgtgatcatagcattggctgtattacataatatagccattgatatgaatgacacattgttag aacaacatatggagcaggtccctgtaactccgcaactttcgacggagaacagtgttcacgacaaccgaccttcattgttgaggcgtaggtcgcagttgatactacaaaattttataaatcaacatttttga
- the LOC135075011 gene encoding uncharacterized protein LOC135075011 yields the protein MSMTKENRPPKRQRSENWLEEDKYLLKELVKERVNAIENKNTDTNTNKRKVAAWADLQTTFNSMCAGMNRSITQLKSQWSLIKISAKKDKTIARQAQIKTGGGPPLSVPDDRADDIASWLPNEFVVDVNRFDSDSNKSELINIQEEESTQNTQDQELINNEEIQYELVVLDEEIEDTHACTTRGILEDKENKKVEAKENKAKPNFKAPAIKKKRKLLNKEGLIDLSKVRISEIAETESKCRIELHEVQMENERKKGRNLDLEHQLLQEKLKYYTHINKE from the exons atgtccatgacgaaggagaacagaccgcctaaaaggcaacgatcagaaaactggttggaggaagataag tatttgctgaaagagttggtgaaagaaagagtaaatgcaatcgaaaataaaaatacagacactaacacgaataaacggaaggttgcggcttgggctgatttacaaacaac gtttaattcaatgtgcgctggtatgaaccgctccattacccagttaaaatcgcaatggagcctcataaaaatcagtgcgaagaaagacaagaccattgctaggcaggctcaaattaaaactggcggtggtccaccattatcagtgcctgacgatagggctgatgatatagcatcttggttgcccaatgaatttgtagtcgatgttaacagatttgactcggactcaaataaaagtgaattaattaacattcaagaggaggaatcaactcaaaatacgcaagatcaggaattgataaataatgaagaaatccaatatgaattggtggtacttgatgaagaaatagaagatacacatgcttgtactactagaggcatattggaagataaagaaaataaaaaagtagaggcaaaagaaaataaagcaaaacctaattttaaagcaccagcaatcaaaaaaaaaaggaaactgttaaacaaagaaggcttaattgatttaagcaaagttaggatttccgaaattgcagaaacagaatcaaaatgccggattgaactgcatgaagttcaaatggaaaacgaacggaagaaagggagaaacttggatcttgagcatcaattattacaggaaaaacttaaatattacactcacattaataaagaataa